A stretch of the Mesorhizobium sp. Pch-S genome encodes the following:
- a CDS encoding ABC transporter ATP-binding protein, producing the protein MSSAFAIQDLNIWFGANTANGRAEFHVVKNVNLELAPGERLGLVGESGSGKTTTILAAMGLLPATAEVSGRILLGGTDILHGGEASVAPHRWKDIAMVFQGAMSAFNPVRTIGWQIAEAMQMHGVARGIAMTRRIGELLELVGIPADHAARFPHQLSGGMRQRAMIAMALACEPKVLLADEPTTALDVMVQDQVMKLLVRLSKELNLALVLVTHDLAIVAQSCHRAAVMLKGEVVEQGEVSDLYHRPKHEYTRKLFEATPDVFSTPEAPVRTSPASTKTESASPLLEVRNISVSYPRVRSLRDVMRGAEPEAPSAVENVSLHVDRGEMVALVGQSGSGKTTTLQAILGMVRARSGSIHLNGRDVTGLTSGQWRPLRRQVQMIYQDPYESLDLRYRVRSTVEEPLRVHGIGLTAKERDSLIHAALERVGLTPVERYLNRFPHELSGGQRQRVAIASAIVLKPELLLADEPVSMLDVSVRAGVLELLDELRTDARMGILMITHDLSTAAHYADRIAVMHQGRIVEEGVASAVVRSPKADYTRALLASIPHPDPNRSTLADLSA; encoded by the coding sequence TTGAGCAGCGCCTTCGCAATCCAAGACCTGAACATCTGGTTCGGCGCCAACACCGCCAACGGCCGCGCCGAATTCCATGTCGTCAAGAACGTCAACCTGGAACTCGCCCCCGGCGAGCGCCTCGGGCTCGTCGGCGAATCCGGTTCGGGTAAGACCACCACCATTCTCGCCGCAATGGGCTTGCTACCGGCAACCGCGGAAGTCTCCGGCCGCATCCTGCTTGGCGGCACCGATATCCTGCATGGTGGAGAAGCCAGCGTCGCGCCGCATCGCTGGAAAGATATCGCCATGGTCTTCCAGGGTGCCATGAGCGCGTTCAATCCGGTCAGGACCATCGGTTGGCAGATCGCAGAAGCTATGCAGATGCATGGCGTTGCACGTGGCATCGCCATGACACGCCGGATCGGCGAATTGCTGGAGCTGGTCGGCATCCCGGCCGATCATGCCGCGCGCTTTCCGCATCAATTGTCCGGCGGCATGCGCCAGCGCGCCATGATCGCGATGGCCCTGGCATGCGAGCCCAAGGTCCTGCTGGCCGATGAACCAACGACAGCCCTCGACGTCATGGTGCAGGACCAGGTGATGAAACTGCTGGTCCGGCTGAGCAAAGAGTTGAACCTCGCGCTCGTCCTCGTCACACACGATCTCGCCATCGTCGCGCAAAGCTGTCACCGGGCGGCTGTCATGTTGAAAGGCGAGGTCGTCGAACAGGGAGAGGTCAGCGACCTCTATCATCGGCCAAAGCACGAATACACACGCAAGCTTTTCGAGGCGACGCCGGACGTGTTCAGCACGCCGGAGGCTCCCGTCAGGACTTCCCCGGCATCGACGAAAACAGAGTCCGCCTCGCCCTTGCTCGAAGTGCGGAACATCAGCGTATCCTACCCGCGCGTCCGCAGCCTCCGCGATGTGATGCGTGGCGCTGAGCCGGAAGCGCCTTCCGCGGTGGAGAACGTCTCGCTGCACGTCGATCGTGGTGAGATGGTCGCGCTGGTCGGACAATCCGGCAGCGGCAAGACAACGACGCTGCAGGCGATCCTCGGCATGGTCAGGGCGCGCTCCGGATCCATCCATCTCAATGGCCGTGACGTCACCGGCCTGACCAGCGGACAGTGGCGGCCACTGCGCCGCCAAGTGCAGATGATCTACCAGGATCCGTATGAGTCACTCGACCTGCGCTATCGCGTGCGCTCGACGGTCGAGGAACCATTGCGCGTCCACGGCATCGGCCTGACGGCCAAAGAGCGCGACAGCCTGATCCATGCGGCTCTCGAACGCGTCGGTCTGACCCCGGTCGAACGTTATCTCAACCGCTTCCCGCATGAACTGTCAGGCGGCCAGCGCCAGCGCGTCGCAATCGCTTCGGCGATCGTGCTCAAACCGGAATTGCTGCTGGCAGACGAGCCAGTGTCCATGCTGGACGTATCGGTGCGCGCCGGTGTGCTCGAGCTCCTCGACGAACTGCGCACCGACGCCAGGATGGGCATCCTGATGATCACGCACGATCTTTCGACTGCGGCGCACTATGCGGACCGTATTGCCGTCATGCATCAAGGCAGGATCGTGGAAGAAGGTGTGGCTTCCGCGGTGGTCCGCTCGCCGAAGGCCGATTACACGCGGGCGCTGCTCGCCAGCATCCCCCACCCGGATCCGAACCGCTCGACCTTGGCCGACCTATCGGCCTGA
- a CDS encoding ABC transporter permease: MTLSLPGPAAPEAETRLGFWPMLNDVLHQRAALAGLAIVTVFVLLGLISPLIEPYSVHEATCAVFEPPSWQHWFGCDDGGIDVFSLVLRGGRISMIVGATATLIAIGIGATVGILSGYFGGWVDTVLMRITDYFLVIPQIVLMIVIAAVWGPSLSHVIIVIGALMWTSTARLIRAQVKSLRERVYVKRVEALGASHFHIIIRHILPQIGPLLVANTVLAITVAIFNETALAFLGLSDPTAITWGTIMEHAFDRAAVSSGAWWAIVPAGVAVAVLIMGCYMLGRSIEDGLNPRLKVSYLSLHGWKLRPLVGRGPDAI; this comes from the coding sequence ATGACCCTTTCCCTGCCTGGGCCAGCCGCCCCGGAAGCCGAGACCCGGCTCGGCTTCTGGCCGATGCTGAACGACGTGCTGCACCAGCGCGCCGCGCTTGCCGGCCTTGCCATCGTCACCGTCTTCGTCCTGCTCGGGCTGATCTCGCCTTTGATCGAGCCCTACAGCGTCCACGAAGCTACCTGCGCGGTGTTCGAGCCACCCTCCTGGCAACACTGGTTCGGCTGTGACGACGGCGGCATCGACGTGTTCAGCCTGGTGCTGCGCGGTGGTCGTATCTCGATGATCGTCGGCGCGACCGCGACCCTCATCGCCATCGGCATCGGTGCGACGGTCGGTATCCTGTCGGGTTATTTCGGCGGCTGGGTGGATACGGTGCTGATGCGCATCACCGACTATTTCCTCGTCATCCCGCAGATCGTGCTGATGATCGTGATTGCCGCGGTGTGGGGCCCAAGCCTCTCCCATGTCATCATCGTCATCGGCGCCTTGATGTGGACGAGTACCGCGCGGCTTATCCGTGCGCAGGTCAAAAGCCTGCGTGAACGGGTTTATGTGAAACGCGTCGAGGCGCTTGGCGCCAGCCATTTCCACATCATCATTCGCCACATCCTGCCGCAGATCGGGCCGCTTTTGGTTGCCAACACCGTGCTGGCCATCACCGTCGCCATCTTCAACGAGACCGCGCTGGCATTTCTCGGCCTGTCCGATCCGACAGCGATCACCTGGGGCACCATCATGGAACACGCCTTCGATCGCGCAGCGGTCAGCAGCGGCGCCTGGTGGGCGATCGTTCCCGCCGGCGTTGCTGTCGCCGTGCTGATCATGGGTTGCTACATGCTCGGCCGTTCGATCGAGGACGGGCTCAATCCCCGCCTCAAGGTCTCATATCTCTCATTGCATGGCTGGAAGCTGCGTCCGCTCGTCGGCCGCGGGCCGGATGCTATTTGA
- a CDS encoding ABC transporter permease — translation MSSRLGGAEALRGSAYIWKRIVFAVVTVFVALTLNFILFRVLPGGPVSQISRVPNASPALKQALTAQFGLDKPLWEQYLLYLQQTLQGNFGVSYMNRQPVFDNLVEAFGNTIPMVATGTILALTLGVIVGVISAVRRGSMTDHLSTNIAVLFYAFPTQFLGMMLLIIFASVLPSAGMSDPFAMGGSGWETFLDTLKHMVLPVTTLALTLYAENALIVRSAMLETLGEDYILTAKAKGVPRGRLIRAHALRNAMLPIVTMVAMSLGAVVTGSILIEVIFSWPGIGRALYTAVLKRDYPMLQGGFLAITVVVITFNLIADLIYYKLDPRITT, via the coding sequence ATGTCAAGCCGCTTGGGAGGAGCAGAGGCGTTGCGGGGATCGGCCTATATCTGGAAGCGAATAGTTTTCGCTGTCGTCACGGTTTTTGTGGCCTTGACGCTCAATTTCATCCTGTTCCGCGTGCTTCCCGGCGGCCCGGTCAGTCAGATTTCGCGCGTGCCGAACGCCTCACCCGCCTTGAAACAGGCTCTGACCGCACAGTTCGGTCTCGATAAGCCGCTGTGGGAACAATACCTGCTTTATCTCCAGCAGACGCTGCAGGGCAATTTCGGCGTTTCCTATATGAACAGGCAGCCGGTGTTCGACAATCTCGTCGAAGCGTTTGGCAACACCATCCCGATGGTTGCGACAGGCACGATCCTCGCTTTGACGCTCGGTGTGATCGTCGGCGTCATTTCGGCCGTTCGCCGTGGCAGCATGACCGACCACCTCAGCACCAACATCGCCGTCCTGTTCTATGCCTTCCCGACGCAATTTCTCGGCATGATGCTGCTCATCATATTCGCCAGCGTGCTGCCATCTGCCGGCATGAGCGATCCCTTCGCCATGGGTGGCTCGGGATGGGAGACCTTCCTCGACACGCTGAAGCATATGGTGCTGCCCGTAACCACACTGGCGTTGACCCTTTATGCCGAGAACGCGCTGATCGTGCGTTCAGCGATGTTGGAAACGCTGGGCGAGGACTACATCCTGACGGCCAAGGCAAAGGGCGTGCCGCGAGGCCGGCTCATCCGTGCGCATGCCTTGCGAAACGCCATGCTGCCGATCGTCACCATGGTGGCGATGTCGCTCGGCGCCGTCGTCACGGGCTCCATCCTCATCGAGGTCATCTTCTCCTGGCCGGGCATTGGCCGGGCTCTCTACACGGCAGTGCTCAAGCGCGACTATCCGATGCTTCAAGGCGGGTTCCTAGCCATCACCGTGGTGGTGATCACCTTCAACCTCATTGCCGACCTCATCTACTACAAGCTCGATCCCCGGATAACGACATGA
- a CDS encoding peptide ABC transporter substrate-binding protein, which translates to MKKKPHQSWNIRTLAIAAAVAAAAVFQVPAIPSASAAEILRIGATQPIDSLNPFVSDSDYSSVFYQYVYPHLTEYDAKLEIVPSFATKWETSADGKVWTFHTVANAKWSDGEPLTAKDAAFTFNLIRKFQTGTTGKLAGWVAHMEDAKATDDNTLVLTYSLPVANVLTQLQALPILPQHIWEPLAEGDGEQIPTFANAAPVVAGGPFMLTKHENEQIALFARNPNWWGEKKPVIDGFGLQFFANDDAMITALVTDKLDMIGEQTPPTSVETLKKAGMTVLSGPGVGMKTLIINTSADKPNNRELLDAKVREALEYAIDRETIDKIVWLGFSTPGSTIVAPASGYHDEAIKPLPYDTDKANQILDEKGYKKGADGIRIVDGRRMAYEVIFPTEENGTGDRAFQIIQSGFKKIGVEITQRKMDPGAAAEAIQAPEAKYLDYDFAMWSWVPPVEPDFMLSIVTCAARGGNSDSGYCNADYDKMYLKQGTLLDNKERRAEISAMQKHIFEARPYIVLNYPNVIEAHSPKWEGFVLSPLVGSVNNLSTETLMNVHKVK; encoded by the coding sequence ATGAAAAAGAAACCTCACCAGAGTTGGAATATCCGCACCCTGGCGATCGCCGCAGCAGTCGCGGCAGCGGCCGTTTTCCAGGTGCCCGCAATACCATCAGCCTCTGCAGCCGAAATCCTGCGTATCGGCGCGACCCAACCGATCGACTCGCTCAACCCGTTCGTCTCGGACTCCGATTACAGCTCAGTGTTCTATCAGTATGTGTACCCACACCTGACTGAATATGATGCCAAGCTCGAAATCGTGCCGTCCTTCGCCACCAAGTGGGAAACCTCGGCGGATGGCAAGGTCTGGACGTTCCACACCGTCGCGAATGCGAAGTGGTCCGATGGCGAGCCGCTGACGGCGAAGGATGCGGCCTTCACCTTCAACCTGATCCGCAAATTCCAGACCGGCACCACCGGCAAGCTGGCCGGTTGGGTTGCTCATATGGAGGATGCCAAGGCCACCGACGACAACACGCTGGTGCTGACCTATTCCTTGCCGGTCGCCAATGTGCTCACGCAGCTGCAGGCGTTGCCGATCCTGCCGCAGCACATCTGGGAGCCTCTGGCGGAGGGCGATGGCGAACAGATCCCGACCTTCGCGAATGCCGCCCCCGTGGTCGCAGGTGGCCCGTTCATGCTGACCAAGCATGAGAATGAACAGATCGCGCTTTTTGCCCGCAATCCGAACTGGTGGGGCGAGAAGAAGCCAGTGATCGACGGCTTCGGTCTGCAGTTCTTCGCCAATGACGATGCCATGATCACCGCGCTTGTCACCGACAAGCTCGACATGATCGGCGAGCAGACGCCGCCGACATCCGTCGAGACCTTGAAAAAGGCCGGGATGACCGTGCTGAGCGGGCCAGGGGTCGGCATGAAGACGCTGATCATCAACACCAGCGCCGACAAGCCGAACAATCGGGAATTGCTCGACGCCAAGGTGCGCGAAGCCCTGGAGTACGCCATCGATCGGGAGACGATCGACAAGATCGTCTGGCTCGGCTTCTCCACGCCGGGTTCGACCATCGTGGCGCCGGCAAGCGGTTATCATGACGAAGCGATCAAGCCGCTGCCCTACGATACCGACAAGGCAAACCAGATCCTGGACGAGAAGGGTTACAAGAAGGGCGCCGACGGCATCCGCATCGTCGACGGCAGGCGCATGGCCTATGAAGTGATCTTCCCGACAGAAGAGAACGGTACCGGCGACCGCGCCTTCCAGATCATCCAGTCGGGCTTCAAGAAGATCGGCGTCGAGATCACCCAGCGCAAGATGGATCCAGGCGCCGCGGCCGAAGCGATACAGGCTCCCGAGGCGAAATATCTCGATTATGATTTCGCGATGTGGAGCTGGGTGCCACCGGTGGAGCCGGACTTCATGCTGAGTATTGTCACCTGCGCGGCGCGTGGCGGCAACAGCGACAGCGGCTACTGCAATGCAGACTACGACAAGATGTATCTGAAGCAGGGTACACTGCTCGACAACAAGGAACGCCGGGCCGAGATTTCCGCCATGCAGAAGCACATCTTCGAAGCTCGTCCCTATATCGTGCTCAACTATCCGAATGTCATCGAAGCCCACAGCCCGAAATGGGAAGGCTTCGTGCTGTCGCCTCTGGTTGGTTCGGTGAACAACCTGTCGACCGAAACGCTGATGAACGTTCACAAGGTGAAATAG
- a CDS encoding leucyl aminopeptidase family protein encodes MTTLCIGSEPSVLAKANILVMPAFAGASGFEVADAELAGKAAHGGQFARHVLRLDPSFEGKVGQLSALLVPASDQPAVLLVGLGAREAFTANTLREALMPVAYFLRKRGQGVIALDGLGAEPASIVRAAAEACLIGGHARMSKSEVVIELLVSGSAGLQRAFEIGMAAGRAVNWVRDLVETPGGDLVPARFAQIVAERARQLGVGVEVWDEAELARQGFGATQAVGRGSANKPCVVCLYPGRKEARLGLAGKGITFDSGGINLKRNAEEIAWMKADMAAAAAVAGAVFAAVELGADPDVTVVLPMAENMPGGHALRPGDVVSHPGGRKTEVVDTDCEGRLVLADAVAHLARSGVKEIIDVGTLTDGGGVGPLLWGCWSTSTSLAAALCDAGEFAGEPGWRLPLRAEYERLIESKVADIANAPLSVPDSGQLAATYLRTFAGDVPWAHIDNGSSAYLDQGFEPWPVGATGSPVRALLQLLLNRAGE; translated from the coding sequence ATGACCACCCTATGCATCGGCAGCGAGCCGTCTGTTCTGGCCAAAGCGAACATTCTGGTGATGCCCGCTTTTGCGGGAGCCAGTGGGTTTGAAGTTGCCGATGCTGAGTTGGCGGGGAAGGCGGCACATGGCGGGCAATTTGCCCGTCATGTGCTGCGCCTTGATCCATCCTTCGAGGGCAAGGTCGGGCAGCTTTCGGCACTTCTGGTACCGGCGTCGGACCAGCCGGCGGTGCTTCTGGTCGGTCTCGGAGCGCGCGAAGCTTTTACTGCAAACACGCTGCGCGAAGCCCTGATGCCGGTGGCGTATTTCCTGCGGAAGCGAGGTCAAGGCGTCATTGCGTTGGATGGGCTGGGAGCCGAGCCGGCCTCTATCGTACGGGCTGCGGCAGAAGCCTGTCTGATTGGCGGCCATGCCCGGATGAGCAAGTCCGAAGTCGTGATCGAGCTTCTGGTGTCCGGTTCAGCCGGGCTGCAACGCGCCTTCGAAATCGGCATGGCAGCGGGCAGGGCGGTCAATTGGGTGCGCGATCTTGTCGAAACGCCGGGCGGTGACCTCGTGCCGGCGCGTTTTGCGCAGATTGTGGCCGAGCGTGCACGGCAACTGGGTGTTGGTGTAGAGGTTTGGGACGAGGCTGAACTGGCCAGGCAAGGGTTCGGAGCGACGCAGGCTGTCGGTCGCGGCAGCGCGAACAAGCCATGCGTGGTGTGCCTCTATCCTGGTCGCAAAGAGGCGCGTCTCGGTTTGGCGGGCAAAGGCATCACCTTCGATTCCGGCGGCATCAATCTGAAGCGGAATGCGGAAGAGATCGCCTGGATGAAGGCCGATATGGCCGCTGCCGCTGCGGTGGCCGGCGCCGTTTTTGCAGCCGTGGAACTCGGTGCGGATCCAGACGTGACTGTCGTCCTGCCGATGGCGGAGAACATGCCGGGTGGCCATGCCTTGCGTCCGGGCGATGTCGTAAGTCATCCCGGTGGCCGCAAAACGGAAGTTGTCGACACCGATTGCGAAGGCCGCCTGGTTCTGGCGGATGCAGTTGCTCATCTCGCCAGGAGCGGCGTCAAAGAGATCATCGATGTCGGCACGCTCACCGATGGCGGCGGCGTCGGTCCGCTGTTGTGGGGATGCTGGTCGACATCGACCTCGCTTGCTGCTGCGCTTTGCGATGCCGGCGAATTCGCCGGCGAGCCGGGCTGGCGATTGCCGCTCAGAGCCGAGTACGAACGCCTGATCGAATCGAAAGTCGCCGACATCGCCAACGCGCCCTTGTCGGTTCCAGACAGCGGTCAGCTTGCCGCTACCTATCTCCGGACATTTGCTGGTGACGTCCCCTGGGCTCACATCGACAATGGATCGAGCGCCTATCTCGACCAAGGGTTCGAACCGTGGCCGGTGGGAGCCACGGGCTCGCCGGTCAGGGCGCTGCTGCAATTGCTGCTCAACCGGGCTGGTGAATAG
- a CDS encoding serine hydrolase domain-containing protein, which produces MTSIEIIAQRLRALADEFTQHWPIPGGIVIAVSRDETLLELPFGLANIDARQLVTREHLFAIGSISKGFVGLTLLQLAEEGKVDLDAPVTTYLPWFSVGSDYPMFTLRHLLNHSAGLPAGTDSLPDEIGQGWWLRELSTGFAPGSAFHYSNIGYILLGLVVSAVTGQPTVKVYRERLLAPFGMAASAPCISNRDRHRFAVGYAPARDDCPWLPGSALAPATWFETNTSDGNIAATGPDLARFVRMLLGAGQLDGRTVVSPTAFEQLTGLLAPEGEPIVEYLADTGVERSVYGLGINAETIRGGHCLTHGGGMVGYATFVLADLSRDVGIVVLTNANGDCPGAQVIARAAHAWLTGHEIELPPIRLDLDVHDQLAFQPAMLGDFSAHDAVGNPVAVSFAVDEGKVMLSSGGIRGHVFKTWSSRYVTDHPAFATFHLTFEQGIDGGEGGWNYGPLELRRKPNASTGGGKASSACVGHYRSHSPWYTNFRIVSRGGRLLLIAPGGVEAPGEDLELVELEPGVFRVGAETHAPERLVLGPVVNDKVISVTRDGNRYSRTFTD; this is translated from the coding sequence ATGACATCGATCGAAATCATCGCGCAGCGGCTGCGCGCACTGGCTGATGAATTCACGCAGCATTGGCCAATTCCCGGAGGCATCGTCATTGCTGTCTCGCGCGACGAGACCCTGCTCGAACTTCCCTTTGGTCTTGCCAACATTGATGCGCGCCAGTTGGTCACGCGCGAACATCTGTTTGCCATCGGCTCCATCAGCAAAGGCTTCGTCGGCTTGACGCTGCTGCAGCTTGCCGAGGAGGGAAAAGTCGATCTCGACGCACCCGTCACAACCTATCTGCCCTGGTTCAGTGTCGGCTCGGACTACCCGATGTTCACGCTGCGCCATCTGCTCAACCACTCTGCTGGATTGCCTGCCGGGACCGACTCCCTGCCGGACGAAATCGGGCAAGGCTGGTGGCTAAGGGAACTTTCCACGGGCTTCGCGCCCGGCAGCGCGTTCCACTATTCCAACATCGGCTACATTCTGCTCGGTCTTGTCGTTTCTGCCGTCACCGGGCAACCGACCGTCAAAGTCTACAGGGAGCGACTGCTCGCGCCGTTCGGGATGGCTGCCAGCGCGCCTTGCATCTCGAACCGGGACCGGCATCGATTTGCGGTTGGTTACGCGCCTGCTCGGGATGACTGTCCGTGGCTGCCAGGAAGTGCGTTGGCGCCGGCAACCTGGTTCGAAACCAACACGTCCGATGGCAACATCGCCGCGACAGGTCCGGATCTGGCGCGGTTCGTGCGGATGCTGCTGGGGGCGGGGCAACTGGATGGAAGAACGGTTGTCAGCCCGACAGCGTTCGAACAGTTGACCGGGCTTCTGGCGCCGGAAGGAGAGCCGATCGTCGAGTACCTGGCGGATACCGGTGTCGAGCGGAGCGTCTACGGTCTCGGCATCAATGCCGAGACCATCCGGGGTGGCCATTGCCTGACCCATGGCGGTGGCATGGTTGGGTACGCCACGTTCGTGCTGGCGGATCTGTCTCGCGATGTCGGCATCGTCGTGCTGACCAACGCCAATGGCGACTGTCCGGGCGCGCAAGTGATTGCCCGCGCGGCACATGCCTGGCTGACAGGTCATGAGATCGAGTTGCCTCCGATCAGGCTCGACCTCGATGTGCACGATCAGCTTGCGTTCCAGCCCGCGATGCTGGGCGATTTCTCCGCCCATGATGCGGTCGGCAATCCGGTCGCTGTCTCTTTTGCCGTCGATGAGGGCAAGGTCATGCTTTCGAGTGGAGGCATCCGGGGGCACGTCTTCAAGACGTGGTCGTCGCGTTACGTCACCGATCATCCTGCCTTCGCGACGTTTCACCTGACATTCGAACAGGGTATCGACGGTGGGGAGGGCGGATGGAACTATGGTCCGCTCGAACTGCGCCGAAAGCCGAACGCTTCGACAGGCGGCGGCAAGGCTTCCAGCGCCTGCGTCGGTCACTACCGCTCGCATTCGCCCTGGTACACGAATTTCCGCATTGTCTCGCGCGGTGGGCGCCTGTTGCTGATCGCGCCCGGTGGCGTCGAGGCACCCGGCGAGGACCTGGAACTGGTGGAACTCGAGCCCGGCGTTTTCCGGGTCGGCGCCGAAACCCATGCGCCCGAGCGCCTGGTTCTCGGCCCGGTCGTCAACGACAAGGTCATCTCGGTGACCCGGGACGGCAATCGCTATTCACGAACCTTCACCGATTGA
- a CDS encoding glutamate-1-semialdehyde 2,1-aminomutase — translation MPAYKTPSRSTRSRDYFARSSEIIPSGVNSTARAVWSGWDPYPLFVDRGTGSRLFDVDGNEYIDYLLGLGPMILGHRPQKITDAVVDFIQNRGTVFAMPAAEEITLSEKIIAAVPAIEQVRLCNTGTEAVLYAVRLARAFTGRKKLIRFEGMYHGFSDGVYWSKHPTLETAGPDKTPKAIPQGPGMPAGLDDSLIILPWNDVEALRDAIAREGQNIAAVITEAVMCNTGCILPEPGYLEAMRELTAKAGIILICDEVITGFRLSLGGAQGYYGLQPDLSTFAKGLGGGFPVAALGGRKDIMALVADGTVSMAGTYAANGIAVTAANATLDQLATPGLYDTLYQRCQKLFDGLAKVIADNDIPAYVTGVGPVMQLWFADKPIRNYRDAARYARHDVFRTWWEEMLDRGVLFHPGAFENLFISFAHTEDDIAQTVAIAGEAMRAVKAKH, via the coding sequence ATGCCTGCATACAAGACACCCTCGCGCTCCACCCGGAGCCGAGACTATTTTGCCCGCTCCAGCGAGATCATCCCGAGTGGTGTCAACAGCACGGCGCGCGCCGTCTGGTCGGGCTGGGATCCTTATCCGCTGTTTGTGGATCGCGGCACAGGCTCGCGTCTCTTCGACGTCGACGGCAATGAGTACATCGACTATCTGCTCGGCCTCGGGCCGATGATCCTGGGCCATCGTCCGCAGAAGATCACCGATGCCGTCGTGGATTTCATCCAGAATCGCGGTACGGTTTTCGCGATGCCGGCGGCCGAAGAGATCACGCTGTCGGAAAAGATCATTGCCGCGGTGCCGGCGATCGAGCAGGTTCGCCTGTGCAACACCGGAACCGAGGCGGTTCTCTATGCCGTACGCCTTGCCCGCGCCTTCACCGGCCGCAAGAAGCTCATCCGTTTCGAGGGCATGTATCACGGCTTCTCCGACGGCGTTTACTGGAGCAAGCATCCGACCCTGGAAACGGCAGGCCCCGACAAGACGCCGAAGGCAATCCCCCAAGGTCCCGGCATGCCGGCCGGTCTCGACGATTCCCTGATCATCCTGCCATGGAACGATGTCGAGGCGCTGCGCGACGCGATCGCCCGCGAAGGCCAGAACATTGCTGCCGTCATCACCGAGGCGGTGATGTGCAACACCGGCTGTATCCTGCCGGAGCCGGGTTATCTCGAAGCGATGCGCGAATTGACGGCCAAGGCCGGCATCATCCTGATCTGCGACGAGGTCATCACCGGCTTCCGTCTCAGCCTCGGTGGTGCGCAGGGCTATTACGGCCTCCAGCCTGACCTCTCCACCTTTGCCAAGGGCCTTGGTGGCGGTTTCCCGGTCGCGGCACTCGGCGGGCGCAAGGACATCATGGCGCTTGTCGCGGACGGCACCGTCTCGATGGCGGGTACCTATGCGGCCAACGGCATCGCGGTGACGGCAGCCAATGCGACGCTCGACCAGTTGGCGACGCCGGGCCTCTACGACACGCTCTACCAGCGTTGCCAGAAGCTGTTCGACGGTTTGGCCAAGGTGATCGCCGACAACGACATCCCGGCCTATGTGACCGGCGTCGGGCCGGTCATGCAGCTCTGGTTCGCCGACAAGCCGATCCGCAACTATCGCGACGCTGCCCGTTATGCACGTCACGACGTCTTCCGGACATGGTGGGAAGAGATGCTCGACCGTGGTGTCCTGTTCCACCCCGGCGCGTTCGAGAACCTGTTCATCTCCTTCGCCCACACCGAGGACGACATCGCGCAGACCGTCGCCATCGCCGGCGAGGCGATGCGTGCGGTCAAGGCAAAGCACTGA